Proteins co-encoded in one Desulfoplanes formicivorans genomic window:
- a CDS encoding ABC transporter substrate-binding protein, whose product MGYIFTTHHTPLVVAMAKGEAFKNFGVYLKPVVEKMKYALMDGDTQLATLNIIVAKSGSETTTLFAMNRMDMALASGTAIMSGIDKGSNIKMVCPLHVDGMGLVFPQGSSVNGWDDVLAYIKASKRPVKIGYHSPTSAPRIVIEGALNKVGLKVTQDATDFDADVLLVDLKSTSNLIPALVGHQVDAWVGPAPHPEVAELKNVGHIALDLRDLPPAGEWHNFPCCVMAARQSVIDDHPEVVEKMLELMTKCGEWSNTHTAEQSEIVSKWIGVPAKAIENSTIIYTTEPSDNWMHGEAVYLDILNSMDKFKGRLKGKTLDEVKPLLYDFRFLH is encoded by the coding sequence ATGGGGTATATTTTTACCACCCATCATACCCCCTTGGTGGTGGCTATGGCCAAGGGAGAGGCTTTTAAGAATTTTGGGGTTTATCTCAAACCTGTTGTGGAAAAGATGAAATATGCACTGATGGACGGAGATACACAATTGGCTACATTGAATATCATTGTAGCCAAGAGTGGTTCTGAAACAACGACCCTCTTTGCTATGAACCGGATGGATATGGCTTTGGCTTCCGGTACGGCCATTATGTCAGGAATCGACAAGGGGAGCAATATCAAGATGGTATGCCCTCTTCATGTAGATGGTATGGGTTTGGTGTTTCCCCAGGGGAGCTCCGTGAATGGCTGGGATGATGTCCTTGCGTATATCAAAGCATCCAAGCGGCCCGTCAAGATCGGCTATCATTCACCAACAAGTGCTCCGCGTATTGTTATAGAAGGTGCCCTGAACAAGGTTGGTCTTAAGGTAACTCAGGATGCCACGGATTTTGATGCAGACGTCCTTTTGGTGGATCTCAAATCCACATCCAATCTGATCCCTGCGCTAGTGGGTCATCAGGTGGATGCCTGGGTCGGTCCAGCTCCCCATCCCGAGGTCGCCGAGCTCAAGAACGTCGGTCATATCGCCCTTGACCTGCGGGATCTTCCCCCGGCCGGAGAATGGCACAATTTTCCCTGTTGCGTCATGGCCGCACGTCAGAGTGTTATCGATGATCACCCTGAAGTTGTTGAAAAAATGCTAGAATTGATGACCAAGTGTGGTGAGTGGAGCAATACCCATACAGCCGAACAGAGCGAAATTGTTTCCAAGTGGATTGGTGTTCCCGCCAAGGCCATTGAAAATTCGACTATCATCTATACCACAGAACCGTCAGATAACTGGATGCATGGTGAAGCCGTATATCTGGATATTTTGAACAGCATGGACAAGTTCAAGGGACGGCTCAAGGGGAAGACCCTGGATGAGGTCAAACCGCTTCTTTATGATTTCAGGTTTCTCCATTAG
- a CDS encoding ABC transporter permease has translation MHKLVSRFSLSLTTPLLFLLLWSWIAGRVDNQVIMPSVDAVLDLLIQPHQDLISMGSLVSNVLVSLLRVLIGYILAAVIAIPLGIAMGYSSVAHTLFSDFLNMFRPIPPLAWVPLVMAWFGVASLADMFGVEDGQWFIYLSNFKYSMVFIIFIGAFFPILTSAIHGVKNVNRVFIDSARMLGAGERTIFFKVLLPAAMPAIVNGMRIGLGIAWMCLVSAEMLPGSLAGIGYLITHAYTVASTDIVIAGMVAIGLVGAIMDALFRYFEVKKFKWQRLNR, from the coding sequence ATGCATAAACTCGTTTCCAGATTTTCTCTTTCCCTGACAACGCCGTTACTTTTTCTCCTCTTATGGTCCTGGATTGCCGGCCGGGTGGATAATCAGGTTATCATGCCTTCGGTGGACGCAGTGCTTGATCTGCTGATTCAGCCTCATCAGGACCTGATTTCCATGGGATCGTTGGTGAGCAACGTCCTGGTGTCGTTGCTCAGGGTTTTGATCGGGTATATCCTGGCCGCGGTTATAGCCATACCCTTGGGTATTGCCATGGGATACTCCTCTGTAGCCCATACCCTCTTCAGTGATTTTTTGAACATGTTTCGTCCCATTCCCCCATTGGCGTGGGTTCCCCTGGTCATGGCCTGGTTTGGGGTAGCCAGCTTGGCCGATATGTTTGGTGTGGAAGATGGCCAATGGTTCATCTATTTGTCCAATTTTAAATATTCCATGGTGTTCATTATTTTTATAGGCGCTTTTTTCCCCATCCTGACCAGTGCCATTCATGGTGTAAAAAATGTGAACAGAGTTTTTATCGACTCTGCCAGGATGCTTGGTGCCGGAGAGCGAACCATCTTTTTCAAGGTGCTTTTGCCCGCAGCCATGCCCGCCATTGTCAACGGTATGCGTATCGGTCTGGGAATTGCCTGGATGTGTCTGGTTTCCGCGGAAATGCTTCCCGGGTCTCTTGCAGGAATCGGTTATCTCATCACTCATGCCTATACTGTAGCCTCAACGGATATCGTCATTGCCGGGATGGTGGCCATAGGTTTGGTGGGAGCCATCATGGATGCCTTGTTTCGCTATTTTGAAGTGAAAAAATTCAAGTGGCAGCGTTTGAATAGATAA
- a CDS encoding ABC transporter ATP-binding protein — protein MRDAVIEVAGLRKEFITERGESVRALDRVDFKVFHNDFLCIVGPSGCGKSTLLRILAGLEQASFGSATFQGQVLTRPHRDVGMVFQEYSLFPWRTVMDNVTLGLEFRGISEGERRSIGQEYLRLIGMEGFADAFPYELSGGMRQRVAIARALATEPDVLLMDEPFGALDAHTRILLQKELLRIWEHKRTTILFVTHSVDEAIYLADRIMVMSARPGRFKKEIQVEMARPRDRAMPEYGRMAASILDMLEQEVVRG, from the coding sequence ATGAGGGATGCAGTGATAGAAGTTGCTGGATTGCGTAAAGAGTTTATTACCGAACGCGGTGAGTCCGTTCGTGCGTTGGATCGTGTGGACTTCAAGGTCTTTCACAATGATTTTTTATGTATTGTGGGGCCTTCGGGATGCGGTAAATCAACGCTTTTGCGGATTTTGGCAGGACTTGAACAGGCCTCTTTTGGCAGTGCAACGTTTCAGGGACAAGTGCTGACCAGACCTCACCGTGATGTGGGCATGGTCTTTCAGGAATATTCCCTGTTCCCATGGCGTACCGTCATGGACAATGTCACTTTGGGGTTGGAATTTCGCGGCATATCTGAGGGAGAGCGCCGCAGTATCGGGCAGGAATATCTGCGTCTTATCGGCATGGAGGGATTTGCCGATGCTTTTCCTTATGAGCTTTCCGGAGGTATGCGCCAGCGTGTGGCCATTGCTCGAGCCCTGGCCACCGAGCCGGATGTTTTGCTCATGGATGAACCTTTCGGGGCTCTGGATGCGCATACCAGAATTTTGCTCCAAAAGGAATTGTTGCGGATTTGGGAGCATAAACGGACGACCATCCTTTTTGTCACCCACAGCGTGGACGAAGCCATTTATCTGGCTGATCGTATCATGGTCATGTCCGCTCGTCCGGGACGCTTCAAAAAGGAGATCCAGGTGGAGATGGCAAGGCCACGGGATCGTGCCATGCCCGAATACGGGCGCATGGCTGCAAGCATTTTGGACATGCTGGAACAGGAAGTCGTTAGGGGGTGA
- a CDS encoding double-cubane-cluster-containing anaerobic reductase produces MHKPKSFDTLATYKSRSLPLIDEAKEHGTKIGGLFCVYAPTELMYAAGVIPVGLCGKNQDPIPAAERNLPANLCPLIKSSYGYGITHSCPFFAASDFIVGETTCDGKKKMYELLARIKPVHLMHLPYTQHAASSLDFWTGELHRFATFLEQETGNKITPHKLRQEIQLHNQVRKQLLRITATGKAPVPPLSGLDMLSVTETKSFVVDMQDYLTLLTALADDLEALVASRQPDSKPGPRILYTGCPTGKGSEKVLKILEECGATVAVQEHCSSLKDFNLLVDQDEPDLYRTLAKRYLDTPCSCMTPNTGRLDLISELINDYSIDGVVDLTWQCCHTYNVESFSLREHVEQKHQLPFLHIETDYAQSDTEQLRTRIEAFLEML; encoded by the coding sequence ATGCATAAACCCAAATCCTTTGACACTCTTGCCACCTACAAATCCCGAAGCCTTCCCCTCATTGACGAGGCCAAAGAGCACGGGACCAAAATAGGCGGTCTTTTTTGTGTATATGCACCCACAGAACTCATGTATGCTGCGGGAGTCATTCCTGTGGGATTGTGCGGCAAGAATCAGGATCCCATCCCTGCAGCCGAACGGAATCTGCCCGCCAACCTCTGTCCGCTGATCAAGTCCAGCTACGGATACGGCATCACCCATTCCTGCCCCTTTTTCGCGGCGTCCGACTTTATCGTGGGTGAGACCACCTGCGACGGCAAAAAAAAGATGTACGAGCTGCTGGCCCGGATCAAGCCCGTACATCTCATGCATCTGCCATATACCCAACACGCTGCATCATCCCTGGATTTCTGGACAGGGGAGCTGCACAGATTCGCAACCTTCCTGGAACAGGAAACCGGCAACAAGATCACCCCCCACAAGCTCCGGCAGGAAATCCAGCTGCACAACCAGGTAAGAAAGCAGCTCTTGCGCATCACGGCCACAGGCAAGGCTCCAGTTCCGCCCCTTTCCGGCCTGGACATGCTCAGCGTCACGGAAACCAAAAGCTTTGTGGTGGACATGCAGGACTATCTGACCCTGCTGACCGCGCTGGCCGATGACCTGGAAGCCCTGGTTGCCTCCCGGCAACCGGATTCAAAGCCCGGGCCGCGCATCCTGTACACGGGCTGTCCCACAGGCAAGGGGTCGGAAAAAGTGCTTAAAATCCTTGAGGAATGTGGCGCTACCGTGGCCGTGCAGGAACATTGCTCCAGCCTCAAGGATTTCAATCTGCTGGTGGACCAAGACGAGCCTGATCTGTACAGGACACTGGCCAAAAGATATCTGGACACCCCGTGTTCCTGCATGACCCCCAACACGGGAAGGCTTGATCTCATCAGTGAACTCATCAATGATTATTCCATTGACGGGGTGGTGGATCTCACCTGGCAATGCTGCCATACCTATAATGTGGAATCCTTTTCCCTGCGGGAGCATGTGGAACAAAAGCACCAGCTCCCCTTTCTGCATATTGAGACAGACTATGCCCAGTCAGATACGGAACAGCTCAGAACCCGGATTGAGGCGTTTCTGGAAATGCTTTGA
- a CDS encoding acyl-CoA dehydratase activase — MTLIAGIDIGSRSIEAVVLDGDTVVFSKKMPTTFDPLQQCRELFKEINAPHVVATGYGRNLLAESGLHPDVQTVTEIQAYALGARAVHPEARTILDIGGQDTKAISLLANGKTAKFEMNDRCAAGTGKFLEFMATALQIPIEEFGDFALQATHCPTINSMCTVFAETEAVSLMARGESPANIALGLHQSIVNRTKSMLTRVGITPSLVFAGGVARNPCVVKNLEKELGIQIVIPDNPDMVGARGAAQWGRKHFNA, encoded by the coding sequence ATGACCCTCATAGCAGGAATCGATATAGGCTCCCGATCCATTGAAGCCGTTGTTCTTGATGGCGATACGGTTGTTTTTTCCAAAAAAATGCCCACAACCTTTGATCCCCTGCAACAATGCCGGGAGCTCTTCAAGGAAATCAACGCGCCCCATGTGGTGGCCACGGGCTACGGCCGCAATCTCCTGGCCGAATCAGGTCTGCACCCGGACGTTCAGACCGTTACGGAAATTCAGGCCTATGCCCTGGGGGCCAGGGCGGTACATCCCGAGGCGCGGACCATTCTGGATATCGGCGGCCAGGATACCAAGGCCATCTCTCTGCTGGCCAACGGCAAGACCGCCAAGTTCGAGATGAACGACCGCTGCGCTGCCGGCACGGGCAAATTCCTGGAATTCATGGCCACGGCCCTGCAGATCCCCATTGAGGAATTCGGGGATTTTGCCCTGCAGGCCACCCACTGCCCCACCATCAACAGCATGTGCACGGTCTTTGCTGAAACCGAGGCCGTCTCCCTCATGGCCCGTGGCGAATCCCCGGCCAATATCGCCCTGGGACTGCACCAATCCATTGTCAACCGGACCAAATCCATGCTCACCCGTGTGGGCATCACGCCTTCCCTCGTCTTTGCCGGGGGAGTGGCCAGAAATCCGTGCGTGGTCAAAAACCTCGAAAAAGAGCTGGGGATACAGATCGTCATCCCGGACAATCCGGACATGGTCGGCGCCCGGGGGGCTGCCCAATGGGGGAGGAAACACTTCAATGCATAA
- a CDS encoding double-cubane-cluster-containing anaerobic reductase, with protein sequence MGKYDAMWEKLNIDLPAHEGLMEVLGKFYGDIYLSQQGRLQGMEYLDLVLSEIHGLRVKELQEAKQLQGRKVIGTFCVFVPEELTIAANAIQIGLCSGADAGKEQVEKLIPRNTCALIKSFMGFKLARLCPFTESCDLIVGETTCDGKKKAYETFGKIAPMYVMEVPQRKSEQDRALWKAEILRYKETLEKLTGNTITAQSLKKAIVIVNNKRKAIQRLNKLRVADPVPISGRDALLINQVGFYDDPERFTNQVNLLCDQLEEKIARGEGVAPQGTPRLLMSGCPMAVPNWKLPYVTESSGAVIVGEESCVGTRNIRDLVDESGQTLDEMIDALTDRYLKIDCACFTPNSERVDNILNLAKETRADGVLQYTLLFCQPYAQENFRVEKSLQDAEIPSMVIETDYGMEDVEQLKTRIEAFVEMVK encoded by the coding sequence ATGGGTAAATATGATGCCATGTGGGAAAAACTGAACATCGACCTGCCCGCCCACGAGGGACTCATGGAGGTGCTGGGCAAATTTTACGGGGACATTTATCTCTCCCAGCAGGGGCGCCTCCAGGGCATGGAATACCTGGATCTGGTCCTTTCGGAAATCCATGGCCTTCGGGTCAAAGAACTTCAGGAAGCCAAACAACTCCAGGGACGCAAGGTCATCGGCACCTTTTGCGTGTTCGTGCCTGAAGAGCTGACCATTGCGGCCAACGCCATCCAGATCGGTCTGTGTTCCGGCGCGGATGCGGGCAAGGAACAGGTGGAAAAGCTCATCCCCAGAAACACCTGTGCCCTGATCAAGTCGTTCATGGGCTTCAAGCTGGCCAGACTGTGCCCCTTCACGGAATCCTGCGACCTCATCGTGGGAGAGACCACCTGCGACGGCAAGAAAAAGGCCTATGAGACCTTCGGGAAGATCGCGCCCATGTATGTCATGGAAGTGCCCCAGCGCAAAAGTGAACAGGACCGGGCTCTCTGGAAGGCAGAAATTCTCCGGTATAAGGAAACCCTGGAAAAGTTGACCGGCAATACCATTACTGCCCAAAGCCTGAAAAAGGCCATTGTCATCGTCAACAACAAAAGAAAGGCCATCCAGCGGTTGAACAAGCTCCGTGTTGCCGATCCTGTTCCCATTTCAGGACGTGACGCATTGCTCATCAACCAGGTGGGTTTTTACGACGACCCGGAACGATTCACCAACCAGGTCAATCTCCTGTGCGATCAGTTGGAAGAAAAAATCGCCCGGGGCGAAGGCGTTGCACCCCAGGGAACCCCCCGACTGCTCATGTCCGGTTGCCCCATGGCCGTGCCCAATTGGAAACTTCCTTACGTCACCGAGAGCTCCGGAGCCGTCATTGTGGGAGAGGAATCCTGCGTGGGAACCCGCAACATCCGGGATCTGGTGGATGAATCAGGCCAGACCCTGGACGAAATGATCGACGCCCTCACTGACCGATACCTGAAAATCGACTGCGCCTGTTTCACCCCCAACAGCGAACGGGTGGACAATATCCTGAACCTGGCCAAAGAGACCAGGGCCGACGGCGTCCTCCAATACACTCTCTTGTTCTGTCAGCCCTATGCCCAGGAAAACTTCCGCGTGGAAAAAAGCCTGCAAGATGCAGAAATCCCCTCCATGGTCATTGAAACCGATTATGGCATGGAAGACGTGGAGCAGCTCAAGACACGCATCGAGGCCTTTGTGGAAATGGTCAAATAA
- a CDS encoding HAD family hydrolase, which translates to MIRIDIPGDSPLELEHLVLDFNGTLALDGQLLPGVLERLQTLAGDLAIHIVTADTFGNVAKMFAATDLDIIVLGPQDQDLAKKQVIHDLGPTACVAVGNGRNDVFMLQEAALGIGLIQGEGAHAGIVRTAHVICTSILDGLDLLTHPLRLAATLRH; encoded by the coding sequence ATGATCCGCATTGACATTCCCGGGGACAGCCCCCTTGAACTTGAACACCTGGTGCTTGATTTCAACGGCACCCTGGCCCTGGATGGGCAGCTCCTCCCCGGCGTGCTGGAACGACTGCAAACCCTTGCTGGGGATCTTGCCATCCACATTGTCACGGCCGACACCTTTGGCAATGTGGCCAAGATGTTTGCTGCAACCGACCTGGATATCATTGTTCTCGGGCCCCAGGACCAGGACCTGGCCAAAAAGCAGGTGATACACGATCTCGGACCAACCGCATGCGTGGCCGTGGGGAACGGCAGAAACGACGTGTTCATGCTCCAGGAAGCGGCATTGGGTATCGGACTCATCCAGGGAGAAGGTGCCCATGCCGGCATTGTGCGTACAGCCCATGTGATCTGTACCAGCATTCTGGACGGTCTGGACCTTTTGACCCACCCCCTGCGGCTGGCAGCAACCTTGCGACATTAA
- a CDS encoding glycosyltransferase: MNILHLLSQRPDSTGSGVYVQAVMAKAVEHGYSNALVAGIPQSYCVPETVRELCAVDILAVRFEQDISFPIVGMSDVMPYTSTCFSDLGAPQIARYEQCFEQILQKAVEKHAPDIIHANHLWLLTALACRMFPDIPVVASCHGSDLRQFRQCPHLRDRVRAGCAGLAAVMALSCEQKETIVRLYGLDRDKVAVTGAGFKETLFVPSSQRFRPPPVHMVYAGKLSRAKGVPWLLRACRRLDHDFVLHVAGSGCGQEEQDIQALAASLGDRVVMHGALSQQQLAGLLGRSHMFVLPSFFEGLPLVLLEALASGCSLVATDLPGIAEIFKELPPQVIRRVPLPRMQSVDSPYPEHEEDFVQALVRALDHQMAVVRAGYDVQACGEARKLLERFTWSGVFERINAVYQRVMKSDNGACKRTPVNGSGR; this comes from the coding sequence ATGAATATACTACATCTTTTAAGTCAACGACCTGATTCCACCGGAAGCGGGGTGTATGTGCAGGCCGTCATGGCCAAGGCGGTTGAACACGGCTACTCCAATGCCCTTGTGGCAGGCATCCCCCAAAGCTATTGCGTGCCTGAAACAGTGCGGGAATTGTGTGCTGTGGATATCCTGGCTGTTCGTTTTGAACAGGATATATCTTTTCCCATTGTGGGCATGAGTGACGTTATGCCGTACACCAGCACCTGTTTTTCCGACCTTGGTGCCCCTCAGATTGCACGATACGAACAATGTTTTGAACAAATTCTGCAAAAAGCTGTGGAAAAACATGCTCCTGATATCATTCATGCCAATCATCTCTGGCTGCTCACGGCCCTGGCCTGTCGGATGTTCCCGGATATTCCCGTGGTGGCGTCCTGCCATGGTTCGGATCTTCGGCAGTTCAGGCAATGCCCCCATCTTCGGGATCGTGTCCGGGCCGGGTGTGCAGGACTTGCCGCGGTCATGGCCCTGAGTTGCGAACAAAAAGAGACCATTGTCCGTCTGTACGGTCTGGACAGGGACAAGGTGGCTGTTACCGGAGCGGGCTTCAAGGAAACGCTGTTTGTTCCCTCTTCCCAAAGATTCAGGCCTCCGCCCGTACACATGGTCTATGCCGGCAAGTTGAGCCGGGCCAAGGGTGTTCCCTGGTTGCTTCGTGCCTGCAGGAGGCTGGACCATGATTTTGTGCTCCATGTGGCCGGGAGCGGATGCGGGCAGGAGGAACAGGATATTCAGGCCCTGGCCGCGTCTCTGGGTGACAGGGTTGTCATGCATGGAGCCCTGAGTCAGCAGCAACTGGCCGGGCTGCTGGGGCGCTCGCACATGTTTGTCCTGCCCTCGTTTTTTGAGGGGCTTCCTCTGGTTCTTCTGGAGGCCCTTGCGAGCGGATGCTCTCTGGTGGCGACCGATCTGCCCGGGATTGCAGAAATTTTCAAAGAACTGCCCCCCCAGGTCATCCGTCGTGTTCCCCTTCCCCGGATGCAGTCAGTGGATAGCCCGTACCCTGAGCATGAAGAAGATTTTGTTCAGGCGTTGGTCAGGGCCTTGGACCATCAGATGGCTGTGGTGCGGGCCGGGTATGATGTCCAGGCATGTGGCGAGGCTCGGAAACTGCTCGAACGGTTCACCTGGTCAGGCGTGTTTGAGCGGATCAATGCCGTGTATCAGCGGGTAATGAAGTCTGATAACGGCGCTTGCAAACGTACTCCTGTCAATGGGTCGGGGAGGTAG
- a CDS encoding protein phosphatase 2C domain-containing protein: MVFLQPSTTPIAQTTSRGNLTFESVNDQGSALLNEDHLLIGTHTFGVFDGASSLTPGRFHGMTGAWWASFLAWSVFAHEKEMSLTETARQANMKIRQAMIAHNVPCDQKLECWSTSAAVFRVKNQRLEWVQIGDSLVGMIHENGHAELLTPYHNHDRETLDHMSRLAAQGVDNVCQAAMPVIKKVRQGMNKEYGVLNGEQAALDFLHAGVVPARGIRHVIALTDGMFPPSQDPGNRFDFTAFASQFREQGLTGILQDIRAREQADPQCRLFPRFKQHDDATAVAVTLGKS, translated from the coding sequence ATGGTTTTTCTGCAGCCATCAACCACACCTATCGCCCAGACAACCTCCCGGGGCAACCTGACCTTCGAGTCGGTCAACGATCAGGGTTCGGCCCTGCTCAACGAAGATCACCTTCTCATTGGCACGCACACCTTCGGGGTCTTTGACGGCGCATCCAGCCTGACTCCGGGTCGATTCCACGGCATGACCGGGGCCTGGTGGGCCTCTTTTCTGGCATGGTCGGTCTTTGCTCATGAAAAGGAGATGTCGCTGACGGAAACGGCTCGACAGGCCAACATGAAAATCCGGCAAGCCATGATCGCCCATAACGTTCCCTGTGACCAGAAACTTGAGTGCTGGTCCACCAGCGCAGCGGTTTTCAGGGTCAAAAACCAACGCCTTGAATGGGTACAGATCGGCGACAGCCTTGTGGGGATGATCCACGAAAACGGACATGCCGAACTCCTCACCCCTTATCACAACCACGATCGCGAAACCCTTGACCACATGAGCCGTCTCGCAGCTCAAGGAGTCGACAATGTGTGCCAGGCGGCCATGCCTGTCATCAAAAAGGTCCGCCAAGGGATGAACAAAGAATACGGGGTATTGAACGGCGAGCAGGCCGCCCTTGACTTTCTTCACGCGGGCGTTGTCCCTGCCAGGGGAATACGACACGTTATCGCCCTGACCGACGGCATGTTTCCCCCGTCACAAGATCCCGGAAACCGTTTCGATTTTACCGCCTTTGCCAGCCAATTCCGGGAACAGGGGCTGACCGGGATTCTCCAGGATATCCGTGCCCGCGAACAAGCTGATCCCCAATGCCGACTCTTTCCCCGTTTCAAGCAGCATGACGACGCCACGGCCGTGGCCGTTACCCTTGGCAAGTCATGA
- a CDS encoding glutamate synthase-related protein, producing the protein MNQKKKSNDVLGTTNRGNPAESGLCTLCRADCQGKCETWLSSLVGRKLLYPRDFGSVTAGSDNTTHVGVSYNSLRIQGYNYGAKGMHAGLSTNPDDCIFPNVSLESSFGAEVKTKVKIPLMTGALGSTFVAERYWESFATGCALVGIPIVVGENVVGVDRKAEFKNGKITKSPELDRRIDTYTRYYNGYGAIIVQMNVEDTQNGVAEYIIDKYGNDVIIELKWGQGAKDIGGEIEVSSLDYALFLKKRGYLLDPDPENPEVQKAFEMKSIRSFARHSRLGYTSISSHEQVREDFMNAVAYLRKLGFQRISLKTGSYGMEALAMAIKFATDAKLDLLTMDGSGGGTGMSPWNMMQTWGVPSILLHSKAHEYASILAAKGEKVVDMAFAGGFAREDQIFKGLALGAPFTKMICMGRALMIPGFLGSNIEGALHHERREAVKGNWTKLPTSVNKLGNSPEQIFAGYYDVAKIVGKDEMAKIPFGAIAMYTLADKLSAGLQQLMAGARKFSMSELSREDLCSANRETEKETGIPFITDVHDDIAKKILNS; encoded by the coding sequence ATGAATCAGAAGAAAAAATCCAATGATGTCCTCGGCACCACCAACCGTGGCAACCCTGCCGAATCCGGTCTTTGTACCCTGTGTCGGGCCGACTGCCAGGGAAAATGCGAAACATGGCTGTCCAGTCTCGTGGGTCGCAAGCTGCTGTATCCTCGCGATTTCGGAAGCGTCACCGCAGGCAGCGACAACACCACCCATGTAGGCGTGTCCTACAACTCCCTGCGCATCCAGGGGTACAACTACGGGGCAAAGGGCATGCATGCCGGTCTGTCCACCAATCCGGACGACTGCATCTTCCCCAATGTCAGTCTGGAATCCTCCTTTGGCGCGGAGGTAAAAACCAAGGTCAAAATTCCGCTGATGACCGGAGCCCTGGGATCCACCTTTGTGGCGGAACGGTACTGGGAATCCTTTGCCACAGGCTGCGCCCTGGTGGGTATTCCCATTGTTGTTGGCGAAAACGTGGTCGGCGTGGACCGCAAAGCCGAATTCAAAAATGGCAAAATTACCAAGTCCCCGGAACTGGATCGCCGCATTGATACATATACCCGTTATTACAATGGCTACGGGGCAATCATCGTTCAGATGAACGTCGAGGACACTCAAAACGGTGTGGCCGAATACATTATTGACAAATATGGCAATGACGTCATCATCGAACTCAAATGGGGCCAGGGCGCCAAGGATATTGGCGGTGAAATCGAGGTCAGCAGCCTGGATTATGCCCTGTTTCTCAAAAAGCGCGGCTATCTTCTGGACCCTGATCCTGAAAACCCGGAAGTGCAAAAAGCCTTTGAGATGAAGTCCATCCGCTCCTTTGCCCGCCATTCCCGCCTTGGGTACACCAGCATCTCGTCCCACGAGCAGGTCCGGGAAGATTTCATGAACGCAGTGGCCTATCTGCGCAAACTCGGATTCCAACGCATTTCCCTGAAAACCGGCTCCTATGGCATGGAAGCCCTGGCCATGGCCATCAAGTTCGCCACGGACGCCAAGCTTGATCTTTTGACCATGGACGGTTCCGGTGGCGGTACGGGCATGTCCCCCTGGAACATGATGCAGACCTGGGGAGTTCCCTCCATCCTGCTCCACTCCAAGGCCCATGAATACGCCTCCATCCTGGCGGCCAAGGGCGAAAAGGTCGTGGACATGGCCTTTGCCGGCGGGTTTGCCCGCGAAGACCAGATTTTCAAGGGGTTGGCCCTGGGGGCGCCGTTTACCAAAATGATCTGCATGGGCAGGGCCCTGATGATTCCCGGATTTTTGGGTTCAAACATTGAAGGGGCCCTGCATCACGAACGCAGGGAAGCGGTCAAGGGCAACTGGACCAAGCTGCCCACCTCGGTGAACAAACTGGGCAACAGCCCGGAACAAATTTTTGCCGGATACTACGACGTGGCCAAAATCGTGGGCAAGGACGAGATGGCCAAAATTCCTTTTGGCGCCATCGCCATGTATACCTTGGCGGACAAACTGAGTGCCGGTCTGCAGCAGCTCATGGCCGGGGCCCGGAAATTTTCCATGTCCGAACTTTCCCGCGAGGATCTGTGCTCTGCCAACCGGGAAACCGAAAAAGAGACCGGGATTCCCTTTATTACCGACGTGCATGACGATATCGCCAAGAAGATTCTCAACAGCTAG